Genomic DNA from Clavibacter michiganensis:
CAGGCCCCCGTGGCGGGAGGGGCGGGCGCCCGGCCCACCGCTAGCCTGGTGATCGGCACGCACCGCGCCACCGACGCGGCCCTCCGGGCCACCGTCGACGCGGTCTCGAACCTCGACGCGGTGACGGCAGTCGCGAGCGTCCTCCGAGTAGAAGGAGCCTGATGGCCCACCAATGGCGCGGACTGCTCCGCGAATACGCCGACCGCCTCGACGTCACGGACGCCACCCCGATCATCACGCTCGGCGAGGGCGGCACGCCGCTCATCCCCGCGCCGGCCCTGTCCGCCCGCACGGGCGCGCAGGTCTGGGTCAAGTACGAGGGCATGAACCCGACCGGGTCGTTCAAGGACCGCGGCATGACCATGGCGATCTCGAAGGCCGTCGAGCACGGCGCGAAGGCCGTCATCTGCGCCTCGACCGGCAACACCTCCGCGTCGGCCGCGGCGTACGCGACGCACGCGGGCATCACGGCCGCCGTGCTCGTGCCCGAGGGCAAGATCGCGATGGGCAAGCTCAGCCAGGCCGTCGCCCACGACGCGCAGCTGCTCCAGGTGCGCGGCAACTTCGACGACTGCCTCGACATCGCGCGCGAGCTCAGCGCGAACTACCCGGTGCACCTCGTCAACAGCGTCAACAACGACCGCATCGAGGGTCAGAAGACGGGCGCGTTCGAGGTCGTCGAGGTGCTCGGCGACGCACCGGACTTCCACCTCATCCCCGTCGGCAACGCCGGCAACTACACCGCGTACACGCGCGGCTACCGCGAGGACCTCGAGGCGGGCAACGCCACGAAGCTGCCGCGCATGTTCGGCTTCCAGGCGGCGGGCAGCGCGCCCATCGTCGACGGCGCCGTCGTCAAGGACCCCGACACGATCGCCAGCGCGATCCGCATCGGCAACCCCGCCTCGTGGAAGCTCGCGCTCGAGGCGCAGCTGCTCACCGACGGCTACTTCGGCGCGATCTCGGACGCGAAGATCCTCGAGGCGCACCGCATCCTCTCCGCGGAGGTCGGCATCTTCGTCGAGCCCGCTTCGGCCATCAGCGTCGCCGGGCTCCTCGAGCGCGCCGAGGCCGGGCAGATCCCGAAGGGCGCGACGGTCGTCCTCACGGTCACCGGTCACGGCCTCAAGGACCCGCAGTGGGCGCTCCGCACCACGGACGGCTCGGACGTCGCCCCCACGAGCGTGGGCGTCGACGTCGCCGAGATCGCGGGCGTGCTCGACCTGGTCGCGTCGTGACCGACGGTCCGATGCCCCGGGCGCTCCCGATCGGGCGCCGCGTGCAGGTGCGCGTGCCCGCGACGAGCGCCAACCTCGGGCCCGGCTTCGACACGCTCGGCCTCGCGCTCGCGCTGTACGACGACCTCACGGTGACGGTGCGCGACGCGCCCGGCGCCACGGTCGACGTGCGCGGCGTCGGCGCGGGCGAGGTGCCGACCGACGAGCGGAACCTCGTGGTCACGGCCATCGCCCACACGTTCGCCGCGTTCGACCAGCCGATGCCCGGCCTCGACCTCGTGGCGGAGAACCGGATCCCGCACGGACGCGGCCTCGGGTCATCCGGCGCGGCCATCGTGTCCGGCATCATGGCGGCCCAGGGCCTGCTCGCCGGCACGGTCGAGATCGACGCCGACGCGCTCCTCCGCCTCGCCACCGAGATGGAGGGCCACCCCGACAACGTCGCGCCCGCGCTCTTCGGCGGCCTCACCATCGCGTGGGTCGACGGCCAGGGCCCGCAGCACAAGAAGCTCGCCGTGCACCGCGGCGTCTCGCCGCTCGTGCTGGTGCCGGTCGCGACCATGTCCACTGCGCTCGCCCGGAGCCTGCAGCCGGAGTCCGTGCCGCACGAGGACGCGATCTTCAACGTGTCGCGCTCGGCGCTGCTCATCGCGGCGCTCATCCAGAGCCCCGAGCTGCTGCTCGCCGCCACCGAGGACCGGCTGCACCAGGACTACCGCGCCGCGGCGATGCCCGAGACCAACGAGCTCGTGCACCTGCTGCGCGAGCGCGGCTACGCGGCCGTCGTCTCCGGCGCGGGTCCCTCGCTCCTCGTCCTCGGCAGCGACCCGGGCCAGCGCCTCACGGCCGCCGAGCTCGTCGCCGAGCGCAGCGCGAACCCGTGGACCGCGCTGATGCTCGCCGTCGACGTCAAGGGCTCGACCGTCCAGGTCGTCGCCGAGGGATCCGCGCCCGCCGCCTAGCCGGATCGCGCGGGTCCCGCACCCGGCGCGTCGTTCCCTCCCCGGGCGGCGCGCCGGGTGCTAGGCTCTGGGCGACCCCGGAATCAACGGATCCACGCATGCGCGTCGGAGATCCGGTCCCGGTGGTCGTTTCTCACCACTCACCCGCTGTCGTCTCTGCAAGATCCCGTGCCTTCGTGCCCGACAGCAGCTCCGGACGGAATCAGACCGTCCGCCGCTTTCGCAGAGACACACGCGATCGGCTCTCCTCCGCACGGGCTTCGTCCCGCCGGATCGGGGAAAGGACCCACGCACATGACCGATGTCGACACCCGCGCCACCACCGCGGACCTGAGCGCGCTCCGCGTCTCCCAGCTCCAGGCCATCGCCTCCGAGCTCGGGATCCCGGGCGGCTCCAAGCTCCGGAAGGGCGAGCTCGTGACCGCGATCTCCGAGATCCAGGCAGCCCGGGGGATCACCGCCCCCGCCGACGAGACGGCCCCCGAGGCCGCCGCTCCCGCCGAGACCGGCGACGCGACCGTCGCCGTCGAGGAGGCCCCCGCCTCGGAGCCCGTCGTCGCCGACGCCGCCCCGACCGCGGACGCCGCCCCCGCCGCGGACACGACCCCCGCCGAGGCGCCCGCCGCCTCCGAGACCGCCGAGGCGCCCGCCGCCGAGGCCCCGGCCGAGCAGCCCGCGCGCTCCGGCCGTGGATCCCGCCGCGCCAGCACCGCCCGCATCGTGCCCGAGCGCATCGCCGAGACCATCGAGGCGCCCGCCGCCGAGCCCGCCGGCACCGGCCTCGAGGCCCGCATCGCCGAGGCGACGGGCGGCAGCGCGCCGGCCGCCGCCACGCAGGAGCCCCGCGCCGAGGCACCCCGCACCGAGGCGCCCGCGCGCTCCGGCCGCGGATCCCGCCGTGCCACGAGCTCCGGCGTCGTCGACCCCGCCGCCGAGGCCCCGCGCCAGGCCGCCCAGCACGTGAACAGCGGCCAGACCGCCGACCAGCTCGTCCCCGCCGACGCGCAGGCCGACGCGCCGGCGCCCGTCGCCGAGGCGCCCACCGAGGAGCAGGCCCCCGCGCAGCGCTCCGGCCGCGGCCGTCGCCGCGGCGGACGCGACGCCCAGGACGGCGCCGACCGCGGCGCCGCGCAGGACGCCCCCGCGCAGGCCGCCGCCGACGAGGCCCCCGCCGCCTCGGAGTCCACCGACCGGCAGCGCGACGACCGCGACGCCGACGACCAGGGCGGACGCCGCGACGAGCAGGGCCGCGAGGGTCGCGAGGGCGGCCGCAACCGCAGCCGCAACCGCCGCAACCGCGACCGCGGACGCGACCAGGACGACCAGCAGCAGAACGGCCGCGACCAGGCGCCCCGCGAGCCCGACGCCGACGACGAGGCGCAGGAGGAGGCCCGCACCGGCCGCCAGCGCCAGAACGGCCGCGGCCAGGGCGACCGCACGCAGGACGTGCGCGCCGACCAGGCCCGCGCCGACCTCGGCCGCGACGAGGAGCGCGGCGGCCGCAGCCGGTACCGCGACCGCAAGCGCGGCCGCGGCCAGGGCGGCGACGACTTCGAGCCCGAGGTCACCGAGGACGACGTCCTCCTGCCCGTCGCGGGCATCCTCGACGTGCTCGACAACTACGCGTTCGTCCGCACGAGCGGCTACCTGCCCGGCACGAACGACGTCTACGTGTCGCTCGGCCAGGTCAAGAAGCACTCGCTGCGCAAGGGCGACGCCATCGTCGGCGCCATCCGCCAGCCGCGCGAGAACGACAGCCAGAGCCGCCAGAAGTACAACGCGATCGTGAAGATCGACTCGGTCAACGGCCTGCCGCCCGAGGAGGCCGCGAACCGCGTCGAGTTCGGCAAGCTCACGCCGCTCTACCCGCAGGACCGCCTCAGCCTCGAGACCGAGCCCGCGAAGCTCACCACGCGGATCATCGACCTCGTGTCGCCGATCGGCAAGGGCCAGCGCGGCCTCATCGTCTCGCCGCCCAAGGCCGGCAAGACGCTCGTGCTCCAGGCCATCGCGAACGCCATCGCCACCAACAACCCCGAGGTCCACCTCATGGTCGTGCTGGTCGACGAGCGTCCCGAGGAGGTCACCGACATGCAGCGCACGGTGAAGGGCGAGGTCATCGCCTCGACCTTCGACCGTCCCGCCGAGGACCACACCACGGTCGCCGAGCTCGCCATCGAGCGCGCCAAGCGCCTCGTGGAGCTCGGCCACGACGTGGTCGTGCTGCTCGACTCCATCACCCGCCTCGGCCGCGCGTACAACCTCGCGGCACCGGCGTCGGGCCGGATCCTCTCGGGCGGCGTCGACTCGTCCGCGCTCTACCCGCCGAAGCGCTTCTTCGGCGCGGCGCGCAACATCGAGCACGGCGGATCGCTCACGATCCTCGCCACGGCGCTCGTGGAGACCGGATCCAAGATGGACGAGGTCATCTTCGAGGAGTTCAAGGGCACCGGCAACATGGAGCTCCGCCTCTCGCGCGCCCTCGCCGACAAGCGGATCTTCCCCGCCGTCGACGTCAACGCCTCCGGCACGCGCCGCGAGGAGATGCTCATGGGCGCCGACGAGGTCAAGGTCACCTGGAAGCTGCGCCGCGCCCTCGCCGGGCTCGAGCAGCAGCAGGCCCTCGAGATCGTCCTCAGCCGCCTGAAGGAGACGACGTCCAACGTCGAGTTCCTCATGAAGGTCCAGGCCTCCATGCCCAACACCGGCAACGGCGTGTCCCACCAGAGCCACGGGCACGGCGCGCACGAGAAGGGCTGACCCCCGTGTTCGAGTCCGTCGTCCAGCTGCTGGAGGAGCACGAGGAGCTCCAGCAGCAGCTCGGCGACCCCGAGCTGCACGCCGACGCGTCGCGCTCGCGCAAGGTCAACCGCCGCTACGCGGAGCTGAGCCGGATCGTCGCCGCCCACGCGGAGTGGACCCAGCTCGGCGACGACCTGGCCGCCGCGCGTGAGCTGGCCGAGGAGGACGCGGCGTTCGCCGACGAGATCCCCGGCCTCGAGGAGCAGCTGGACCAGGCGCAGGAGAAGCTCCGGCGGCTCCTGATCCCGCGCGACCCCGACGACGCGCGCGACGTGATCATGGAGATCAAGATGGGGGAGGGCGGCGCCGAGAGCGCGCTGTTCGCCGCCGACCTGCTCCGCATGTACCTGCACTACGCCGAGTCGCGCCGCTGGAAGACCGAGGTCCTCAGCCAGACGCAGAGCGACCTCGGCGGGTACAAGGACGTGCAGGTCGCCATCAAGGGCACGTCCGACGACCCCGCGCTCGGCGTGTGGGCGCACCTCAAGTACGAGGGCGGCGTGCACCGCGTGCAGCGCGTGCCGGCGACCGAGTCGCAGGGGCGCATCCACACCTCGGCCGCGGGCGTGCTCGTGATCCCCGAGGTCGAGGAGGTCGAGGAGGTCGCCATCGACCCCAGCGACCTCAAGATCGACGTGTACCGCTCCTCCGGCCCCGGCGGCCAGTCGGTCAACACGACCGACTCCGCCGTCCGCATCACCCACCTGCCCACGGGCATCGTGGTCGCGATGCAGAACGAGAAGAGCCAGCTGCAGAACCGCGAGGCCGGCATGCGCGTGCTGCGCGCGCGCGTCCTCGCGAAGCAGCAGGAGGAGATCGACGCGGAGGCCTCGGCCGTGCGCCGCAGCCAGATCCGCACGATGGACCGGTCCGAGCGCATCCGCACGTACAACTTCCCGGAGAACCGCATCGCGGACCACCGCACGGGCTACAAGGCGTACAACCTCGACGCGGTGATGGACGGCGCCCTCGACCCGGTCGTGGAGTCGTGCATCCAGGCCGACGAGGAGGCGCGTCTCGACGCGCTCGGGACGGACGCGTGACGACCTCGCGCGTCCCGCTCGCCCGTGGCTGACGAGGAGGGCGTCCCGGCCACGGTGGACGCCCTCCGCATGCGGGTCGGCCGGGCCCTCGCGGCCGCCGGCATCGAGGATCCCGCGGTCGACGCGGAGCTCCTCGTCGGGCACGTGCTCGGGCTCTCGCGCGGGCAGGTGCAGTCGCGCGCCATCACGCGCGCGGCCGTCGAGGCCGCGGACGCCGCGCGCGTCCTGGAGCTGACCGCCCGCCGCGCGCGCCGCGAGCCGCTGCAGCACATCACCGGCGTCGCGCACTTCCGCTCCCTCGAGCTCCTCGTGGGCCCGGGCGTCTTCGTCCCGCGGCCCGAGACGGAGCACGTGGCGCAGCTCGCCATCGACGCGCTGTCCTCCGCCCCCGGGGACGCGCCCGTCGCGGTCGACCTCGGCACGGGATCCGGCGCCCTCGCGCTCGCGCTCGCGACCGAGGTGCCGCACGCGCGCGTGCACGCGATCGAGGTGTCGCCCGACGCGCACGCGTGGACGGCCCGCAACGTGGAGCGCCTCGCGCCGCGCGTGGACCTCGTGCTCGGCGACCTCGCCGACGCCTTCCCCGAGCTCGACGGCACGGTCTCCGTCGTCGTCTCGAACCCGCCCTACATCCCGGCCGACGCGATCCCGCGCGACCCCGAGGTGCGGCTGCACGATCCCGCGCTCGCGCTCTACGGCGGCGCCGACGGCCTCGACGTCGTGCGGCTCGTCTCGACGACCGCGCGGCGGCTGCTCCACGCGGGCGGCGCGCTCGTGATCGAGCACGGGGAGATGCAGGGCGATACGATCCGCGCCCTGCTCGACGCCGACGGCTGGCGCGCGACCGCGACGCACCAGGACCTCACGCGGCGCGACCGCGCGACGACCGCGCTGCGCTGACCGGGACCGCGAGCTCGGCTCCCGGGGTCAGCCCGCCTGCGCCCGGATGAACGCCTCGACCGCGGGCAGGAGGTCGCCGTCGCCGCGCACGTGGTGCCCGGTGATCCCGAGCGCGCGCGCCGACGCGACGTTGTCCTCGCGGTCGTCCGCGAAGAACGTCCGCTCGGCCGGGTGCCCGTACGCGGCGAGCACCCCGCGGAACACGGCCGGATCCGGCTTGCGCGCGCCGTAGCCGCTCGACGTCCGCAGGTGCTCGACGCCGAAGAGCGGCACCAGCTCGGGCGCGAGCTCCGGCAGGTGCCGGGCCGCGAGCGCGTTGTTGTTCGTCAGCAGCGTGATCCGCCCGGCCTCCCGCGCCCGCGCCACGGCCTCGAGCGCCTGTGGGCGGACGACCATCGACGCACGGCGGCGGCGCACCCACTCGTCCTCGTCCATCTCCACGCCCACCGCGGCGCAGAACGCGTCGAGGTAGGAGTCGGCGTCGAACCGGCCCGCCTCGGCCGCCCACTCGCCCTCGTCGTTGTACCAGCGGCGGCGCAGCTCCGGCAGGTCGTGCCCGGTCGCGGCCGTGATGCGGTCGGCGGGCCCCCGCCAGTCGTGGTCGTACAGCACGTCGTCCATGTCGAACACGAACAGGAGCCCGTCGGGGCCGGGGGAGCGGGGCGCGGAGGTCATCACGCCCAGTATGCGGGCGCGGGCGCCACGCGGATCCACCGCTCAGGGCCGGGGGCGTGCGCTCGGCTACGATGAGCGACGACATGGCGCGCATCTACGACTGCTCAGTCGACACCGACCTCCTCACCGGCATGAGACTCGCCCGACAGGCGGTGGGCCGCGGCGAGGTCGTCGTCATCCCCACGGACACCGTGTACGGCATCGCCGCCGACGCCTTCAACCCCGACGCGGTGCAGCGTCTGCTCGACGCCAAGGGCCGCGGGCGCGATGCCCCGCCGCCCGTCCTCATCCCCGGGCAGTCCACCCTCGACGCCCTCGCCGAATTCGTCCCCGACGTCGTCCGGCGCCTCGTGGACGAGTTCTGGCCGGGCGGGCTCACGGTGATCCTCGTGGCGCAGCCCTCCCTGGTGTGGGACCTCGGCGAGACGCGCGGCACCGTGGCGCTGCGCATGCCCGCGAACTCCTACGCGCTCGAGCTCCTCGCCGAGACCGGCCCGCTCGCCGTCTCGTCCGCGAACAAGACGGGCCAGCCCGCCGCCGCGACCGCCCAGGAGGCCGTCGACCAGCTCGGGGAGTCGGTCGACGTCTTCCTCGACGGCGGCGCCGCCGGGGGAGCGGCCTCCACCATCGTCGACGCCTCGCGCGTCACGCAGTCCGGCGGCCGCGTCCGCATCGTCCGCGAGGGCGCCATCACGCGCGCGCAGATCCAGCAGCTCATCGGCGACGAGCTCGAGCCCGTCGTCGCCGCGCCCGCGGAGCCGGAGCAGCCGGTCGTCCCCGACGAGCCCGAGGCCCCGCGCGGCACGGCGAGCGGCGCTGAGCGCGTCGACGGATCCGCGGATCCCGCCGCGGTCGCGCCGACCGCCGAGACGCCGGCCCCGGACGCCGCGGCGACGGCCGACGCCGGCCCGACGTACCCCGAGTTCGTCGAGCCGGGCGACGCGACGCCGGTCGACCCGACGCCCGCCGACCCGACCGCGACCGAGCCCCCCGCGGATCCTCCCGCGCACCCCCGGTGACCTACTACGCCGCCATGGCGGTCGTGTCGGCGGTCATCACGCTCGTCCTGTCGATGGTCGTCATGAAGCTCGGCTACCGCTACCGCCTGTACCCGGCCATCCGCGCGCGGGACGTGCACACGCGACCGACGCCCCGCCTCGGCGGCGTCGCCATGTTCGCCGGCATCCTCGTCGCGTTCGCCGTGGCGTCGCAGGTCTCCTGGTTCAGTCTCGTCTTCGACCGTCCGGGCCCCGTCTTCGCGATCCTCGGCGCCGCGCTGATGATCGTGGTCATCGGCGTGCTCGACGACATCTACGACCTCGACTGGATGATCAAGCTCGCCGGCCAGATCCTCGCCGCCGGCCTCCTCGCCTGGCAGGGCGTCGCCATCTCGTCGCTCCCCATCGGCGGCCTCACCGTCGGCTCCTCGCAGATGTCGATCATGCTGACGATCTTCGCGATCGTCCTCGTCATGAACGCCGTCAACTTCATCGACGGGCTCGACGGCCTGGTCGCGGGCGTCGCGATCATCGCCAACGGCGCCTTCTTCCTCTACAGCTTCCTGCTCTCGGACACCGCCACCGGCCAGACCGAGCGCTTCAACCTCGCGTCCCTCATCAGCGCGATCCTCATCGGCGCGTGCCTCGGCTTCCTCCCCTTCAACTGGCACCCCGCGAAGCTGTTCATGGGCGACGCGGGCGCGCTGCTCGTCGGCCTCCTCATGGCCACGAGCGCCATCGCCGTCACGGGCGAGATCGACCCGAACCCGGAGACCTTCGGCCGCTCGCAGCTGCTGCCCGCCTTCCTGCCGATCCTCCTGCCCTTCGCGATCCTCATCGTGCCGCTGCTCGACTTCGCCCTGGCCGTCTTCCGCCGGCTCAAGGCCGGCAAGTCGCCCTTCAGCGCCGACCGCAAGCACCTGCACCACCGCCTGCTCGACATGGGCCACTCGCGGCTGCACGCGACGCTGATCTTCTACGCGTGGACGGGCGTCGTGTCCGTGGGCTGCCTGCTGATGTTCGTCGTGCAGCCGTACGCCTGGGGCGTCGCCTTCATCGCGGTCGGCATGGTCGCCTGCGCGGTCGTCACCCTGGCCCCGCTCAGCCGCCGCAAGCGCCTCGAGGCCGCCGCGCAGCTCGTGCCCGCCGACGCCGAGTCCGAGGACGCCGCGGCGTTCGACCCGCTCGACGAGGCCGCGGCGGACCGGCCGCTCGCGCGCCTCACGGAATCCGAGCTCGAGGAGGTCGAGCGCGAGCACGCCGAGCTCGCCACGGGAGCCATCGCGACCCGACCCACCGACGCCCCGCACCCGGGGACAGCCAAGGAGACGACATGACCGACAGCCCGAGCGCCCCCGCCCCTGCGGAGCGCCCCGCGAAGAAGGACGTCTTCACGCGCATTCTCATCGGGGGAGCGCTGCTCGCCCTCGCCATCGCGGTGGTCGGCGGCATCGTCGGCTTCGCGGTCGACGGCGGCCGCGGACTCCTCAGCGCCGTCATCGGCAGCGCGATGGCCCTCGTCTTCCTCGGCCTCACAGCGGGCAGCATCCTCTTCGCGAACCGCTTCCAATCGTCGCCGATCTACCCGACCCTGTTCTTCTCGGTCGTGCTCGGCGCGTGGCTCGTGAAGTTCGTGGTGTTCCTCGCGGTCGCGATGGTGCTCAAGGAGCAGCCGTGGATCAACCTGGTCGTCCTGTTCGTGACCGTGATCGTGGGCGTCGTGGGCGCGCTGGTCATGGACATGATCGTGATCACCAAGGCCCGCGTCGGCTACGTGAGCGACGCGCAGCTCCCCGGGCGCTAGCCGCGCGCCCTCGGGCTGTCGGAAGGGGGGACGCGATTAGTCAGGGCACCCTCATTGTTGATAGTCTCTCTCGTGACGATTCCCGTCGGGCCGTGCCCAGATCCACCTCACGCCGGCGTCTTCTCACCCCATCCGTTCGTCGCCGCGAGAGCTCGCGCTCCACGCCCCGAAACAGGAGATAGCGCTGTTAGCCACCGCTGCACCCAGCATCATCACCCTCGCCGCTGAAGACTCGGGTGAGGGGTTCCACGCTCCCACGCTCGAGGAGTTCTTCCCGCCGATCGCCTTCTTCGAGGGCACGGGCTTCGACCTCAACCGCATCATGCTCATCAGGCTCCTGGTGATGGCGGTCCTCGTCGTCCTGTTCGTCGTCGGCACGCGCAAGCTCGCGCTGGTGCCCGGCCGCGGCCAGAACCTCGTGGAGATGGGCGTCGACTTCGTCCGCGTCAACATCGCGGAGGACATCCTCGGCAAGAAGGACGGCCGTCGTTTCCTGCCGATCATCATGACCATCTTCTTCCTGGTCCTCGGCATGAACCTCACGGGCGTCGTCCCCTTCCTCAACATCGCCGGCACCTCGGTCATCGGCCTCCCGCTCCTGCTGGCGCTCGTGGCGTACGTCACGTTCATCTACGCCGGCATCAAGGACCGGGGAGTGATGTTCTTCAAGAACACGCTCTTCCCCGCCGGGGCGCCGAAGCCGGTCTACCTGCTCCTCACGCCCATCGAGTTCCTCTCGACGTTCATCATCCGGCCGGTCGCGCTCACGCTCCGACTCCTGATGAACATGCTCGTGGGGCACCTCCTGCTGGTGCTCTGCTTCTCCGCGACGTGGTTCTTCCTCTTCGAGGCCCAGGGCGCGCTCAAGATCCTCGGCGCCGGCACCCTCGTCCTCGGGTTCGCGTTCACGCTCTTCGAGCTGCTCGTCGCCGTCCTGCAGGCCTACATCTTCGCCCTCCTCACCGCCGTCTACATCCAGATGGCCGTGGCGGAGGAGCACTAAGCGATCTCGTCGACCAACGAGATCACCCAACCGGAAGGAAACCCCAGTGGACCCCATCATTCTCGCCGAGATCAACGGCAACATCGCGACCGTCGGCTACGGCCTCGCAGCGATCGGCCCCGGCATCGGTGTCGGGATCGTCGCGGGCAAGACCGTCGAGGCCATGGCCCGCCAGCCCGAGATGGCCGGCAGCCTCCGCACCACGATGTTCCTCGGCATCGCGTTCTCCGAGGCGCTCGCGCTCATCGGCCTCGCGACCTACTTCATCTTCACCAACTAGGGGAGTCGCACATGCTCACGCCCCACAACGTGATGGCGGCAGGTGAAGAAGCGCCGAGCATCCTCCTACCCGCGGTCTACGACATCGTGTGGTCGGCGGTCGTGTTCGTCGTCCTCCTGGTCGTCATCTGGAAGTACGCGCTCCCGCGCGTCTACGCCATGCTCGACGGTCGCACCGAGGCCATCGCCGGCGGCATCGAGAAGGCCGAGCGCGCGCAGGCGGAAGCCGACGCCGCGAAGGCCGAGCTCACCGCTCAGCTCGCCGAGGCACGCGCCGAGGCCGGCCGCATCCGCGAGCAGGCCCGGGTCGACGCCACGGCGATCGCCGCGGAGATCAAGGAGCAGGCCACGGCCGACGCCGCCCGGATCACCGCGAGCGCGCAGCAGCAGATCGAGGCCGAGCGCCAGCAGGCGGTCGTCGCGCTCCGCTCCGAGGTCGGATCGCTCGCGATCGACCTCGCGTCGGGCGTCATCGGCCAGAGCCTCACGGACGACCAGCGCTCCACCGCGCTCGTCGACCGGTTCCTCGCCGACCTGGAGGCCAGCGAGACCGCCGGCAGGACGGGATCCGCCAGCTGATGGGCAGTGCATCGCGCGCATCGCTGGACTCGGCACGCCGCGTCCTCGCGGAGCTCGGGGGCGTCGACCTGTCGACGGCCGGTCAGCTCCTCGGAGCCGGCCGTGCCATCGGCGGATCCACGCACCTGCTCTCCGCGCTGGCGGACACCGGCATCGCGCCGGAGGTCAAGCACAGCATCGTGGATCGCGTCTTCGGCGCCACCGTGCAGGAGCCGGCGCTCCGCGTCCTCCGCGCGGTCGTCGACGGCCGCTGGTCGTCGCACGAAGAGCTGCTGGCGGGAATCGAGGAGCTCGGCATCCGCGCCGTGGCGATCTCGGCGCCCGAGGGCACGCCCGTCGAGTCCGAGCTGTTCACGTTCGGCCGCGCCGTGTCCACCGACGACGGCCTCGAGCTGGCGTTCGGCGACAAGCTGGGCGATCCCGAGGCCAAGTCGACGCTCGTCCACCGTCTCCTCGACGGTCGCGCGTCGGAGCAGACGGTCGTCATCGTCGAGCAGCTCGTGCAGCAGCCCCGCGGCCGCCGCATCGGGGAGCTCGTCCGTCACGCCGCCACGCTCGTGGCCGACCAGGCGGGCCTCACCATCGCCACGGTCAGCGTCGCCTCGCCCCTGTCGCCCGAGCAGTCGGAGCGCCTCGCGCAGGCACTGAGCCGTCGGTACTCCCGCCGGATCGAGCTGAACCAGGTCGTGGACCGCGACCTCGTCGGCGGCCTCCGCGTCCAGATCGGCGACGACGTCATCGACGGCAGCGTCGCCACCAGGATCAACGATTTGAGACTCCAGTTCGCCTGACCGGCGGGCGTCACCTCGGGAGCCGTCCGCTCTCGTGAATGCAAAGGGAAAGAAGATGGCAGAACTTTCGATCAGCCCCGACGAGATCCGGGACGCGCTCAAGGACTTCGTGCAGTCCTACGAGCCCGGCAAGGCCTCGACCACCGAGGTCGGCTACGTGCTCGACGCGGGCGACGGAATCGCCCACGTGCAGGGCCTGCCCGGCGTCATGGCCAACGAGCTCATCACGTTCGCCGACGGGACCTTGGGCCTCGCCCAGAACCTGGAGGAGAGCGAGATCGGCGTCATCGTGCTCGGCGAGTTCGCCGGCATCGAGGAGGGCATGGAGGTGCGCCGCACCGGCGAGGTGCTCTCCGTCCCCGTCGGCGACGGCTACCTCGGCCGCGTCGTGGACCCGCTGGGCAACCCCATCGACGGCCAGGGCGAGATCGCGACCGAGGGCCGCCGCGCCCTCGAGCTGCAGGCGCCCGGCGTCATGCAGCGCAAGAGCGTGCACGAGCCCATGCAGACCGGCATCAAGGCCATCGACGCCATGATCCCGATCGGCCGCGGCCAGCGCCAGCTCATCATCGGCGACCGCCAGACCGGCAAGACGGCCATCGCGATCGACACGATCATCAACCAGAAGGCCAACTGGGAGTCCGGCGACACGAACAAGCAGGTGCGCTGCATCTACGTCGCCATCGGCCAGAAGGGCTCCACCATCGCCTCGGTGAAGGGCGCCCTCGAGGAGGCCGGCGCCATGGAGTACACGACCATCGTCGCGTCCCCCGCGT
This window encodes:
- a CDS encoding F0F1 ATP synthase subunit delta, which codes for MGSASRASLDSARRVLAELGGVDLSTAGQLLGAGRAIGGSTHLLSALADTGIAPEVKHSIVDRVFGATVQEPALRVLRAVVDGRWSSHEELLAGIEELGIRAVAISAPEGTPVESELFTFGRAVSTDDGLELAFGDKLGDPEAKSTLVHRLLDGRASEQTVVIVEQLVQQPRGRRIGELVRHAATLVADQAGLTIATVSVASPLSPEQSERLAQALSRRYSRRIELNQVVDRDLVGGLRVQIGDDVIDGSVATRINDLRLQFA